One stretch of Streptomyces agglomeratus DNA includes these proteins:
- a CDS encoding phosphatidylinositol-specific phospholipase C domain-containing protein, whose translation MTVCVALGAALLTPTAAGAAGSTNEDAYRNLGQADRAEWMWGIASDTPLSAMSIPGTHDTLAIHGGAMVQTQEDYGDSANTLTAQLDRGIRAIDIRVRVTENKYFTVHHSAYYQKANFDDVLTKAQDFLRKHPKEAIVMRLRAECPYDGGGVADCANDPKSVTPARVQEIFAGYRDRYPGLFYADAASGTRRAKVPTLGQVRGKVVLGSFDNVENDNYGIEGFDDHKEDHWAASTVPEKWGYVKDNVNRAIAGSPGDLYLTYSSASTAPLGHLPSQYAGGYRSVQGGVTTEVLGVNYQLMKHLNGRSGRAGIVMMDFPGWGVVNAIIDHNADNAVKGGNRMIWLVNGNKTYVNSLHNRCMVRGPEFDSSKTGGLVTQRECQSTPPSSHQWGAEKPSYDGKGHFWIKASNGKCLTVPYNNGTPPGSGTQLFWWDCETRWFSGSQMWNIIPTKLATATGSRPAYTFINNWTGQCLSMDPATAAAAGGKVTQETCPK comes from the coding sequence ATGACTGTCTGTGTCGCGCTGGGCGCGGCACTGCTCACGCCCACCGCCGCCGGGGCGGCCGGGTCAACCAACGAGGACGCCTACCGGAACCTCGGGCAGGCGGACCGGGCCGAGTGGATGTGGGGCATCGCGAGCGACACCCCGCTCTCGGCGATGTCGATCCCCGGCACCCACGACACACTCGCCATCCACGGCGGGGCCATGGTGCAGACGCAGGAGGATTACGGCGACAGCGCGAACACCCTGACGGCGCAGCTGGACCGGGGAATCCGCGCCATCGACATCCGGGTCCGCGTCACGGAGAACAAGTACTTCACGGTCCACCACAGCGCGTATTACCAGAAAGCCAACTTCGACGACGTGCTGACCAAGGCGCAGGACTTCCTCCGGAAGCATCCGAAGGAGGCGATCGTGATGCGGCTGCGGGCCGAGTGCCCGTACGACGGCGGGGGCGTCGCCGATTGCGCCAACGACCCGAAGTCGGTGACTCCGGCGCGGGTCCAGGAGATCTTCGCCGGCTACCGGGACAGGTATCCCGGCCTCTTCTACGCCGATGCGGCGTCGGGCACCCGCCGGGCGAAGGTCCCCACGCTCGGGCAGGTCCGCGGCAAGGTGGTATTGGGCAGCTTCGACAACGTCGAGAACGACAACTACGGGATCGAGGGCTTCGACGACCACAAGGAGGACCACTGGGCAGCGTCGACCGTCCCGGAGAAGTGGGGCTACGTCAAGGACAACGTCAACCGGGCCATTGCCGGCTCTCCCGGTGACCTATACCTGACGTACTCGTCCGCGTCCACCGCCCCCCTGGGCCATCTGCCGTCCCAGTACGCCGGCGGCTACCGGTCGGTCCAGGGCGGTGTCACCACCGAGGTCCTGGGTGTCAACTACCAGCTGATGAAGCACCTCAACGGCCGGAGCGGCCGCGCCGGCATCGTCATGATGGACTTCCCCGGCTGGGGCGTCGTGAACGCGATCATCGACCACAACGCCGACAACGCCGTCAAGGGCGGCAACCGGATGATCTGGCTGGTCAACGGCAACAAGACCTACGTCAACAGCCTGCACAACCGCTGCATGGTGCGGGGTCCCGAGTTCGACAGTTCCAAGACCGGCGGCCTGGTCACCCAGCGCGAGTGCCAGTCGACCCCGCCGAGCAGCCACCAGTGGGGTGCCGAGAAGCCGTCGTACGACGGCAAGGGCCACTTCTGGATCAAGGCGAGCAATGGCAAGTGCCTGACCGTCCCCTACAACAACGGCACCCCGCCGGGCTCCGGCACCCAGCTGTTCTGGTGGGACTGTGAGACCCGCTGGTTCTCGGGCAGCCAGATGTGGAACATCATCCCGACCAAGCTCGCCACCGCTACCGGGTCCCGGCCGGCCTACACGTTCATCAACAACTGGACGGGCCAGTGCCTGTCGATGGACCCGGCAACGGCCGCCGCGGCGGGCGGCAAAGTGACGCAGGAAACCTGCCCGAAGTAG
- a CDS encoding histidine phosphatase family protein translates to MTGIATRYLYLVRHGEALPDESGLTERGRRQATLLGQRLREIPFAAVHHGPLSRAEQTARLIGDQLKNVPLHVSEVAGDFVPYVPEMDELPAASADFYLRFLAGATDEERKHGPALARQALDLFTGAVAAEEDRHELVVTHNFLVAWFVRDAMHAPKWRWLGLNHCNAALTVIRYAPGRPASILVSNDMRHLPAELRWTGFPAELHI, encoded by the coding sequence ATGACCGGCATAGCCACCCGCTATCTCTACCTTGTCCGGCACGGCGAGGCACTACCGGACGAGAGCGGGCTGACGGAGCGCGGCCGACGGCAAGCCACATTGCTCGGCCAACGCCTCCGGGAGATCCCCTTCGCAGCTGTTCACCACGGTCCTCTGTCACGGGCAGAACAGACCGCACGCCTGATCGGCGATCAACTGAAGAACGTCCCTCTGCACGTCTCGGAAGTCGCCGGTGACTTCGTGCCCTACGTACCGGAAATGGATGAGCTACCGGCCGCATCAGCAGACTTCTATCTCCGCTTCCTCGCTGGGGCCACCGACGAGGAGCGGAAGCACGGACCTGCGCTGGCCCGCCAGGCTCTTGACCTGTTCACCGGGGCGGTGGCGGCCGAAGAGGACCGGCATGAACTTGTCGTCACCCACAACTTCCTGGTCGCCTGGTTCGTCCGGGACGCCATGCATGCACCGAAGTGGCGTTGGCTTGGCCTCAACCACTGCAACGCGGCGCTCACGGTCATCCGCTATGCGCCCGGTCGCCCCGCCTCCATCCTCGTCTCCAACGACATGCGGCATCTGCCCGCCGAGTTGCGCTGGACGGGTTTTCCCGCCGAGTTGCACATCTGA
- a CDS encoding IS1380 family transposase yields MKHSIGSYPRVRVQDDGRQVVSQAGSVLLVETVRKTGLDQAISQALAPWRKPRAVHDPGKALLDVALAVALGGDCLADVAMLRCEPAVFGPVASDPTVSRLIDALAVSGEKALQAIRSARSEVRHRAWSLAGKNAPDAGGQVVIDLDGVLVIAHSDKQDAAPTWKKTYGHHPLTAFLDHGPGGTGEPVAALLRPGNAGSNTAADHITTTQLALAQLPKHYRRGRQTLIRTDSAGGTHDFVSWLAKRGRWLSYSVGMVITEAIHEHVLKIPASAWTPAVETDGEARDGAWVAELTGKLLDGWPNGMRLIVRRERPHPGAQLRITDADGMRITCFATNTPDRAIAELELRHRLRARAEDRIRAARATGLRNLPLHTTAQNKVWLEIVQIALDLLAWMPMLALTGKARLWEPRRLRFRLFSAAGQLVTTGRRRILRLARHWPWTDEVTTALERLALLPNPG; encoded by the coding sequence GTGAAGCACTCTATCGGCTCCTACCCCCGCGTCCGCGTCCAGGACGACGGCCGCCAGGTCGTCTCCCAGGCAGGGTCGGTCCTGCTCGTCGAAACGGTCCGCAAAACCGGCCTTGACCAGGCCATATCCCAGGCCCTGGCTCCGTGGCGCAAACCCCGGGCCGTCCACGATCCCGGCAAGGCCCTCCTGGACGTCGCCCTGGCGGTCGCCCTGGGCGGAGACTGCCTCGCGGACGTCGCGATGCTGCGGTGTGAGCCGGCCGTCTTCGGCCCGGTCGCCTCCGACCCGACCGTCTCCCGCCTGATCGACGCCCTCGCCGTCTCCGGCGAGAAAGCCCTGCAGGCCATCCGGTCCGCACGGTCCGAAGTCCGCCATCGTGCCTGGTCGTTGGCCGGCAAGAACGCCCCCGACGCCGGCGGCCAAGTCGTCATCGATCTCGACGGAGTCCTCGTGATCGCCCACTCCGACAAACAGGACGCGGCCCCGACCTGGAAGAAGACCTACGGCCATCACCCCCTGACAGCCTTCCTCGACCACGGACCGGGCGGAACCGGTGAGCCCGTCGCCGCCCTCCTGAGACCGGGAAACGCGGGCTCCAACACGGCAGCCGACCACATCACCACCACCCAACTCGCCCTGGCCCAACTGCCGAAGCACTACCGTCGAGGGCGCCAGACCCTGATCCGCACCGACTCCGCGGGCGGCACCCACGACTTCGTGTCCTGGCTCGCGAAGCGGGGACGGTGGCTGTCCTACTCGGTCGGCATGGTGATCACCGAAGCAATCCACGAACACGTGCTGAAGATCCCCGCCTCAGCCTGGACCCCGGCCGTCGAGACCGACGGCGAGGCCCGTGACGGCGCCTGGGTCGCCGAGCTCACAGGCAAACTCCTGGACGGCTGGCCCAACGGCATGCGACTGATCGTCCGAAGGGAACGGCCTCATCCCGGCGCCCAGTTGAGAATCACGGACGCGGACGGCATGCGGATCACCTGCTTCGCGACCAACACCCCCGACCGGGCGATCGCCGAGCTCGAACTCCGTCACCGGCTGCGGGCCCGGGCCGAGGACCGGATCCGGGCCGCCCGAGCCACCGGCCTGCGCAACCTGCCCCTCCACACAACAGCCCAGAACAAGGTCTGGCTCGAGATCGTCCAGATCGCCCTCGACCTCCTGGCCTGGATGCCCATGCTCGCCCTCACCGGCAAGGCCCGACTCTGGGAACCCCGCCGCCTGCGATTCCGCCTGTTCTCCGCGGCCGGGCAACTCGTCACCACCGGCCGGCGCCGCATCCTCCGCCTCGCCCGCCACTGGCCCTGGACCGATGAGGTGACCACCGCCCTCGAACGTCTTGCACTCCTGCCGAACCCCGGCTGA